CCGCCAATGAGAAATCCTATAATGATGAAGATAGGAATCCAGTAACCTCTAGCCTTACTGTTCATACTTTTTCCTCCTCTTCTAGACTAAAAATCATTTCTAACGGTTTATCAAAATATTTGGAAAGCCTCAAGGCCAGTTCTAAACTCGGGTTATATCGATGGTTTTCGATCGCGATGATCGTATGCCTTGTGACCCGAAGCGATTTAGCCAGTTCCAGTTGGGTGACATTAAGCTCTTTTCTAAACTCTTTTATTTTATTTTTTACCACATTGCATATCCCCCTTTCATGATGTAAAGATATCTTAACCTTACTTTTACTATATAACAAAAAAAGGAAAATGTGAAGATATCTTTACATTTTCCTTTTTTTCTTTATTTTTTTAGCAAACATATGAAACAGTGGCTGTACATCCTACCGCACCGATCATGCCGCAAATCACTGCGAGTGACACTCCACCGACACCTGTGGTAATACCAAGTGCGGCTGCTGCGG
This DNA window, taken from Alteribacillus bidgolensis, encodes the following:
- a CDS encoding helix-turn-helix transcriptional regulator; this translates as MVKNKIKEFRKELNVTQLELAKSLRVTRHTIIAIENHRYNPSLELALRLSKYFDKPLEMIFSLEEEEKV